One region of Solanum pennellii chromosome 6, SPENNV200 genomic DNA includes:
- the LOC107021553 gene encoding protein UPSTREAM OF FLC-like → MEERVRKYRQLSPERAKVWREKSPKYEQQQPSQSDGKVPVVYYLCRNQQLEHPHFMEVTMSSPDGLYLRDVIKRFNVLRGKGMASSYSWSCKRSYKNRFVWHDLSEDDLILPARTTEYVLKGSEFCEELKSGRSSPAKNDKLSNRKVLPEPPSQYDSSPPSNTNERCAKNSCDGEPSLPAVKANSANANTCDVLADASLQIHEKTNTANTTHNNICTRGISTDDRSCAVEINQVQVNELTEIRVESDTLPPDTLISLIRSDVSKLSSFRKLDSEECRVPSKLKPHNMLMQLISCGSISVKDHRFGFIHTYKPRLNLGKLDCITRNKSLMGLNLEDEEYICASWTESTIPKENQSSFVTAERTNRKPEDSVQSKEGASSRCSKYVRHSITNVPKNESWR, encoded by the exons ATGGAAGAGCGTGTGAGGAAGTATAGGCAGCTGAGTCCAGAGAGAGCCAAAGTGTGGAGAGAGAAATCACCAAAATATGAGCAACAACAGCCAAGTCAAAGTGATGGGAAAGTGCCAGTGGTATACTATCTTTGTAGAAATCAACAACTTGAGCATCCTCATTTCATGGAAGTAACCATGTCTTCCCCTGATGGTCTATACTTGAGAG ATGTAATCAAGAGGTTTAACGTTTTGAGAGGCAAGGGAATGGCTTCATCTTATTCTTGGTCCTGCAAGAG AAGCTACAAGAATAGATTTGTGTGGCATGATCTTTCTGAAGATGATTTGATTCTTCCTGCTCGTACTACTGAATACGTTCTAAAAGGCTCCGAGTTTTGTGAAGAATTAAAATCAG GTCGATCCAGTCCTGCGAAAAATGATAAATTGTCAAATCGAAAAGTATTACCAGAACCTCCAAGCCAATATGATTCCTCTCCTCCGTCTAACACGAATGAAAGATGCGCAAAAAACTCTTGTGATGGTGAACCATCACTTCCTGCTGTAAAGGCAAACAGCGCTAATGCTAATACGTGTGATGTCCTGGCTGATGCTTCCCTTCAGATTCACGAAAAGACAAACACGGCTAATACAACTCATAATAATATTTGTACAAGAGGCATTTCAACGGATGATAGGTCATGTGCAGTTGAAATAAATCAGGTTCAGGTTAACGAGTTAACAGAGATACGCGTGGAGTCAGACACACTTCCACCAGATACTTTAATATCTCTCATCAGATCAGATGTTAGCAAGCTCAGCAGCTTCAGGAAACTTGATAGTGAGGAGTGTCGCGTTCCATCAAAGCTAAAGCCTCATAATATGCTTATGCAACTAATTTCTTGTGGATCAATTTCAGTTAAGGATCATAGATTTGGctttatacatacatacaaacCAAGATTAAATTTAGGAAAACTTGATTGCATTACAAGGAATAAGAGTTTAATGGGTTTGAATTTGGAAGACGAGGAATATATCTGTGCAAGCTGGACGGAGTCTACTATCCCCAAGGAAAACCAGTCATCCTTCGTCACTGCTGAGAG GACAAATAGAAAGCCTGAAGATTCAGTTCAAAGTAAAGAGGGGGCAAGTTCTAGATGCTCAAAGTACGTTAGACATTCCATCACCAATGTGCCAAAAAATGAGTCATGGAGATGA